The Flammeovirgaceae bacterium genome contains a region encoding:
- a CDS encoding type IX secretion system membrane protein PorP/SprF, translated as MLKKGLNTTFCLLLIFAGTASAQQDAHFTQFMFNTLYLTPAAAGVDGVTEATIIHRSQWLGYESSFGDGTAPTSQILSFNSPIYKLKSGFGAYVLNDKLGPQNNLEIQAMYAYHLGIRENKLSFGIKLGMYSQTLDFDKYRAIQPNDPLLTIYDPISGTYIPRTGRESQIRPDLGVGILYRSEKYFAAIGMNHLLKSEFDFGVSQRNALENHMNITGGYFYDVNFDLQINPTILIKTDFNEFSMDLAVLATLRNTMWGGLAFRSGEAANLLLGYSFLKDKSLRIGYSIDFVVKDRAAKENFSHEFMLTYQLPVSVGVGKKVVRTPRYRH; from the coding sequence ATGCTTAAGAAAGGTCTTAATACCACTTTTTGCCTTCTGCTAATCTTTGCCGGAACCGCGTCCGCCCAGCAAGATGCCCACTTTACTCAATTCATGTTTAATACGCTTTACCTCACTCCTGCGGCAGCTGGGGTGGATGGCGTAACGGAAGCAACAATCATTCACCGCAGCCAGTGGCTCGGCTACGAATCTTCATTTGGCGATGGCACTGCGCCCACCAGCCAGATTTTATCATTTAACTCACCGATATACAAACTCAAAAGTGGTTTTGGCGCCTATGTTTTGAATGATAAACTCGGCCCGCAAAACAACCTCGAAATTCAGGCCATGTATGCCTACCACCTGGGCATCCGCGAGAACAAACTTAGTTTTGGGATTAAGCTGGGCATGTACTCTCAAACGCTGGATTTTGATAAGTACCGGGCTATTCAACCAAACGATCCATTGCTGACAATTTACGATCCAATCAGTGGCACCTATATACCTCGCACCGGCAGGGAATCGCAGATACGCCCGGATCTGGGCGTTGGCATTTTATATCGCAGTGAAAAATACTTCGCTGCCATTGGTATGAATCACCTGCTTAAGTCAGAGTTTGATTTTGGTGTCAGCCAGCGCAATGCCCTGGAAAACCATATGAATATTACCGGTGGTTATTTTTACGATGTGAATTTCGACCTGCAGATTAATCCAACCATCCTGATAAAAACCGACTTTAACGAATTTTCGATGGACCTGGCCGTATTAGCTACCCTGCGCAATACGATGTGGGGCGGATTAGCGTTCCGATCGGGAGAGGCCGCCAACCTGTTGCTGGGGTATAGCTTTTTAAAGGATAAATCGCTAAGAATTGGTTATTCAATTGATTTTGTAGTGAAAGACAGGGCAGCGAAAGAAAATTTTTCGCATGAGTTCATGCTAACCTACCAGTTGCCGGTAAGTGTGGGGGTAGGTAAAAAGGTTGTAAGAACCCCCCGGTACAGGCATTGA
- a CDS encoding uroporphyrinogen-III synthase — MSEKVNDRMRKVKSILVTQEAPTDPNSPYFKLAEKFNLKIDFRPFIQVEPVPVKEFRKQKVDILNHTAIIFTSRHAVDHFFHICNELKIEMPADMKYFCISDQTSNYLQKYIVIRKRKIFTGLKTAQDLLEILKKHKNEKYLFPCSDIRKNDIPDFLRENGFNFTEAIMYQTVASDLSDLKEVYYDILAFFSPSGISSLFANFPDFKQNNTRIAAFGPATARAVQDAGLILDIEAPLPNAPSMTGAIELYIKQVNGAK, encoded by the coding sequence ATGAGCGAAAAAGTAAACGACAGGATGCGTAAAGTAAAAAGCATTCTGGTTACGCAAGAGGCCCCCACAGATCCGAATTCGCCCTATTTTAAGCTGGCCGAAAAATTCAATCTGAAAATTGATTTCAGGCCGTTCATTCAGGTTGAGCCTGTACCTGTAAAAGAGTTCAGAAAGCAGAAAGTAGATATTCTGAATCACACTGCAATAATTTTTACCAGCCGTCACGCAGTTGATCATTTCTTTCACATTTGCAACGAACTTAAGATTGAAATGCCGGCTGACATGAAATACTTCTGTATTTCTGATCAAACCTCCAACTACTTGCAGAAGTATATTGTGATACGAAAGCGCAAAATCTTTACTGGTCTTAAAACCGCCCAGGATCTGCTCGAAATCCTTAAAAAACACAAAAACGAAAAGTACCTCTTTCCGTGTTCTGATATCCGGAAGAACGATATCCCCGACTTTTTACGTGAAAACGGTTTCAACTTTACCGAAGCCATCATGTACCAGACGGTGGCCAGCGATCTGTCAGACCTGAAAGAGGTGTATTATGATATCCTCGCTTTTTTCAGCCCGTCCGGTATATCCTCTTTATTTGCCAACTTCCCCGACTTTAAGCAAAATAATACCCGTATTGCAGCGTTTGGTCCTGCAACGGCCCGGGCCGTTCAGGATGCCGGACTCATTTTGGATATTGAGGCCCCCCTTCCAAACGCACCCTCTATGACCGGGGCCATTGAACTGTACATCAAGCAGGTTAATGGGGCTAAATAA
- a CDS encoding DUF4271 domain-containing protein, with the protein MLKILFRIVLIVHLVIPPVMGQHQVVKNNLKEEWLIYSAGRFTAYKGEAVTTIYFEIDPSKFIGDYLVLFSAKPFAVFLNNTLVVDREENVRFPVDSLAKRAVAGQLFIAIYQEPRIQSDLVTQLISEIKIPEAESNAAVVWHDNGLHNFMIVATVLLFLFLLIMFRYNPKLVADYLTAATFFSFRESEDHPMFNRMWNTTNMLAYLYAALLISFILVQMPVEVNQRLAYPDQFSVWVLNWLLASGALLVLLFSKAFFILVFSVLFNIKELTGFQFFNFVRYLFFVFGLLMVIMVVQYFITGSHFFNTPMTVKVVHVLLLGWIALIFFKLVNKAGHSVIHLFLYICATEIIPFLILIKVYK; encoded by the coding sequence ATGCTGAAAATACTTTTCAGGATAGTACTTATTGTTCACCTGGTAATACCACCGGTAATGGGGCAGCACCAGGTGGTGAAGAACAACCTGAAAGAGGAGTGGCTCATTTATTCAGCAGGTCGTTTTACTGCGTACAAGGGGGAAGCTGTAACAACAATCTATTTTGAAATTGATCCTTCCAAATTCATCGGGGATTACCTGGTACTGTTTAGTGCAAAACCGTTTGCTGTCTTTCTTAACAATACACTTGTGGTCGACCGCGAAGAAAACGTACGATTTCCGGTTGACAGTCTTGCCAAACGTGCCGTGGCCGGCCAGTTGTTCATAGCCATTTACCAGGAGCCTCGTATTCAATCCGATTTGGTAACACAACTGATATCAGAAATAAAAATTCCAGAGGCGGAGTCAAACGCAGCCGTTGTTTGGCATGACAACGGCTTACATAATTTTATGATAGTGGCAACCGTGTTATTGTTTCTTTTTCTATTGATAATGTTCAGGTATAATCCAAAACTGGTAGCCGATTACCTTACAGCAGCAACATTTTTTTCGTTTCGCGAAAGTGAGGATCATCCCATGTTTAACCGCATGTGGAATACCACTAACATGCTTGCCTATTTATACGCGGCTTTATTAATCTCCTTCATCTTAGTGCAGATGCCTGTGGAAGTAAACCAAAGATTGGCTTATCCCGATCAGTTTTCTGTTTGGGTACTCAATTGGCTATTGGCCAGCGGGGCATTGCTGGTTCTGTTGTTTAGTAAAGCCTTTTTTATTTTGGTATTTTCCGTGCTGTTTAATATAAAGGAGTTAACTGGTTTTCAGTTCTTCAATTTTGTCCGTTACCTGTTTTTTGTATTTGGTTTGCTAATGGTTATAATGGTGGTTCAATACTTCATAACCGGTTCACATTTTTTTAACACACCAATGACAGTTAAGGTTGTGCACGTGCTGTTGCTGGGGTGGATTGCCTTGATATTTTTTAAACTGGTGAATAAGGCCGGCCACAGCGTGATTCATTTATTTTTGTACATTTGTGCCACTGAAATAATACCCTTTCTCATCCTTATCAAGGTTTATAAGTAG
- the hemW gene encoding radical SAM family heme chaperone HemW, with protein sequence MAGIYIHIPFCRQACHYCDFHFSTNRQIEPDMIAAFEKEMELRSDYIGNEVIDTIYLGGGTPSILSPQSLERIFNKINHLFTVTSVAEITLEANPDDLTKEKLLLFKNVGINRLSLGVQTFDDSLLRYLNRAHNGTQAQAGFEQARAAGFSNISVDLMYAIPGQTINGFNADLEKLLVLQPEHISAYCLTIEERTAFGHWLKTNSLQPVADEQAADYLQLLMEVVEATGYEQYEISNFAKPGYYSQHNSNYWKQVSYLGIGPGAHSYNGTSRQANIANNYRYVKSILAGEIPAQTEYLTREEKINEYILTTLRTRWGLDTAKLKADFDFDLIQKNKALLTRLLDDHLAELTNGVIQLTRSGKLLADKIAADFFEVSS encoded by the coding sequence ATGGCGGGCATTTACATCCACATACCCTTTTGCCGGCAGGCTTGCCATTACTGCGACTTTCACTTTTCAACCAACAGGCAGATCGAGCCCGACATGATTGCAGCCTTTGAAAAGGAGATGGAACTCCGCAGCGATTATATTGGTAACGAAGTGATTGACACGATTTATCTTGGCGGTGGAACCCCCTCCATACTAAGCCCCCAATCGCTTGAACGCATTTTCAACAAGATTAACCACCTCTTTACGGTGACATCAGTTGCTGAAATTACCCTGGAGGCTAACCCGGACGATCTGACAAAAGAAAAGTTGTTGTTGTTTAAAAATGTTGGAATCAACAGGCTTAGCCTGGGCGTGCAAACATTTGATGATTCCCTGCTTCGTTACCTTAATCGTGCACACAACGGCACGCAAGCCCAAGCCGGCTTTGAACAAGCGCGCGCTGCCGGCTTTTCCAATATCAGTGTTGACCTGATGTACGCTATCCCCGGTCAAACGATAAACGGTTTTAATGCAGATTTAGAAAAACTGCTCGTTTTACAACCCGAACACATTTCGGCTTATTGTTTAACCATTGAAGAGCGTACAGCTTTCGGGCATTGGCTAAAAACCAACTCGCTGCAACCGGTGGCTGACGAACAGGCAGCCGATTACTTGCAACTTTTAATGGAGGTTGTTGAAGCCACCGGCTATGAACAATATGAAATTTCAAATTTTGCCAAACCCGGTTATTATTCGCAGCACAACAGCAACTACTGGAAACAGGTGAGCTACCTGGGTATCGGGCCGGGGGCGCATTCTTACAACGGCACCAGCCGGCAAGCCAACATTGCAAACAATTACCGGTATGTAAAATCTATTTTGGCCGGTGAAATTCCGGCCCAAACAGAATACCTGACACGGGAAGAAAAAATTAACGAATACATTCTTACCACGCTGCGCACCCGGTGGGGACTGGATACGGCAAAACTCAAAGCAGATTTTGATTTTGACCTTATTCAAAAAAACAAGGCTCTGCTAACCCGCTTATTAGATGACCACCTTGCCGAATTAACCAATGGAGTCATTCAACTAACCCGTTCGGGTAAACTGCTTGCCGATAAGATAGCCGCTGATTTTTTTGAAGTGTCTTCGTAA